In Dasania marina DSM 21967, the genomic window AGTGGCCATATTACCACCCGGCGCGTTTATTTTTACCGGTTTATTGATTGCGGCTAAGAACGTGATAGATACGAATATTAAACGTAGGCAGGCTAGATTGGCTAACCCTATTGCCGCGGGGAGTAAGCGGGCTAGGGTTACTGGGGTTATTTCTTAGTAGCTGTTAGCTGAAGTGGCACTTTGGAGCTGAGCCCGTTTCCACAAGTTTTTTTGTTTGGGCTACTGTATTTTTATAATTAGCCTTTGAGGCTGCCGTTCCGCCTTGCTGGGCGGAAAGGCGGCGCTAGGAATAAAAATTATTATTGTTAAGGGCTCGTAACGATTGTTTTTTATACAGCCCTGTAATGTCATAGTAATCCTAACCACCCTTCCTAGCCATTATTAGCCCTAACCTTAATATCATAAAAAATCCTTTTCAAAAAAATTTCCAAACACCACAAAACGAAAATCATTCAATATAAACAATCTTGGCACTCCCGGTGAATCAAGCATTAGCTGTATTGCTCAACTACACCCGATAATTGGCAATGCTGGCCATTATATTAATGGTTTGTTATTACGCCAAAATGCCTTTAATCTATCGGCGTTTGGCCATTACCATTATTTGATGCTAACTCAGTGCACAATAAGATAGCGCTGCTGTATCTCACCCTGCTCACGTTCACCTATTTCACACTGAGAAAACCTACATATGCTCATCTTTATTATCTGTATTAGCGTGCTGGCCCTTGGTTACAAATTTTACAGCCCTTTCGTTGAAAAGCAGGCTGGGATCGACCCCCTTGCCGAGACTCCGCAAATCCGCTTTGCCGAAGGGGTCGATTATGTGGCCATACACCCAGTTAAAGCCTTCTTGATCCAGTTTTTAAACATTGCCGGGGTGGGGCCAATTTTCGGTCCCATATTAGGTGCCTTATATGGCCCTATCGCACTTGTGTGGATAGTATTAGGGAATGTATTGGGTGGCGCCGTACACGATTATTTTTCTGGGGTGATGAGCATCAAGGAAGACGGTAAAAGCTTACCGGAAATAGCTGGCCACTATTACAACGTGGTGTTTAAAGGTTTTATGCTGATATTTACCGCCATGCTGCTGTTTTTTGTAGGTGTGGTATTTATTATGAGCCCCGCTGGTTTACTGAGTAACCTGTCGTATTTTCAAGATACGTTTTTTGCCAACAATACCTTTTGGGTGTTGGTTATTTTAGCGTACTACTTTTTTGCCACGCTATTACCCATAGATAAAATAATCACTAAATTTTACCCCGTTTTTGGTTTGCTGATGATAGTGATGACCACGCTTATTGCCATATCACTCTTGATTAACGCACCCCACTTGCCGGTAACCGGCGATTTTTTCGCTTATTTTAGCGCTGATCATAGCCACGATATTTTACAAGCCAACCCTGACGGCTTACCCACCTGGCCGTTGCTGTTTATTACGATTACCTGTGGCGCAATAAGTGGCTTTCACTCCACCCAGGCGCCAATTATTACCCGTTGCCTAAGCAATGAAAAATATGTGCGGCCGGTATACTACGGTGCCATGATATGCGAAGGGCTAGTCGCTTGTGTATGGGCCCTTGCAGGGATAGCCGCCTTTCCTGATGGCTATATTGAACTTAAAGCCATGCTAGCCCAAGGTGGGCCTGGTTTAGTGGTTAATCATATCGCCAGCAGCTACTTAGGTGTATTGGGCGGTATTATGGCGATTATTGCCGTGGCGGTATTTCCAATTACCTCAGGGGATACGGCCTTTCGCTCGCTGCGCCTGACCCTAGTCGACGCCTTTAATATTCCACAGAGTGCGCGTAATCGCTTGTTACTGGCATTACCTATTCTTACCATTGCTTACTTTATGACTAAGCTGGATTTCACGGTAATTTGGCGTTATTTCGCTTTTTCTAATATGTTGCTATCGACCAGCGTGTTGTGGCTGGCCACTAAATACTTATTTGACCGAGGTACCTTCCACTGGGTCGCCAGTGTACCCGCGGTGATTACGACCAGCGTAACCCTGTCATATATCTCGACAGCGGCTATAGGATTAAATTTATCTGCCGACTTGGCACAAGCTATTGGTGTTGGCGCGGCGATTATTGGCTTGCTACTGCTGGGGTTATTCCATATCAAACACAAGGGGCAACAACCTACAAACGCATCAATATAGCCCAAGGGAAACAGCTAAGAGGGGAAGCTACGTGGCAACGCTACATTTCACATAAAGGAGTGAAGCAAAAGTAAACCTACCCCTCCTTAGGCTTTAGCCTCGCTCCTAAGCATTATTATGCTTAGCCTGCATATCATCAAAAACCTTTTGCAAGAAGTTCTCAAGCACTAAGCGGTTAACATCACTCAAGGTATAAAGAATCATGGCATTTTCGGTGAGCTTGGCTTTACCTATATTCTTCAACTGCGCCTCATAATCGGTAAACCCGGTCATAACATTAATCATTAAGCTTTGTAGGCTGGGGGTAAATGATATTAGCGGCCAATAACCTTGGCGGCCGGTTTTATAGGTATAGTGATAACGGCCAAAACCAATCACATCACCCGCCCATAGCACGGCTTTTTCACCACTGACTTTTTCCATCATGGCTAGCAGCGTTTTGCTATCATGCTGACGCCTAGTATGGTTAATACTGTTAATCAGTTGCTGGGGGTCGCCATCGGTGGGGATAGTGTCAAAATTAATCATGTATTCTTAACCTGTGCTATTAAGTGCTGTATTGGTGAGCCTTACTAATAACCTAGTATAAACCGTGGCGGCGAAAACTTGGTATCATTAATCCCCCTTATCAAACCCTAGCCACATTATTCATTTTTATGCGTTTATTAAAATCCACGGTTCACCCTGCCATATCGACTATTGATAGTAAGCACATTAGCCGCAAGGCCAGCCGAGCCATAGTGCTAGACGGCCATAACATACTGCTGCTATACACCCAACGCTATCACGACTACAGCCTACCGGGCGGTGGTATAGACGAAGGGGAAGATGCTATTGCCGGTTTAATACGTGAATTAACCGAAGAAACCGGCGCGCAAAACATTAGCAATATTGAGGAATTCGGCCGGTATGAGGAGTTTAGGCCCTGGTATAAAGACGATGCCAACATCATCCATATGCAGTCTTACTGCTATACCTGTGATATTGATGCAGAGTTGCTGGCTCCCAGCTTTGAGGCCCATGAGATTAGCAATGGCATGCAGCCCCTATGGATCAACATCCATGAAGCGATTAGCCATAATGAAACCACTATGGCGACTAGTGACAAAAAAGGCCTATCGATAGAACGAGAGACCTTTTTATTAAAGCAGATTGTGGCTGAGCTGCTGTAGCCAGCAGCTGCTCAACTATCGTATATCTCCTCCCCAATCCCCTACTCTTGCTCGCCTTCTCCACAAAAACAAAAGGGGGGGCTACTTTGCAGCGCTAATGCGCTAAAATAGTACCCGCTATACCTCAGTATTATTTATCACTCAATTAGAAGGTCAACCATGAGCGTGCAAGAAATAGCCCTATCCCACAACCAACGCAAGAAACTGCGCAAAGCTATTACGGATGACAATGTTCTTTTTGAAGATGACAATGGCGACCTAGTGCTCTCTATGGCCGCCTACCTCGCACTTAATGGTGATAGCCCTATAGAAGACCTAATTGGAGATAATGTACTCAACAACGATGATGAGTTTGTTATTTTTAGTTAATATAGCCACCAAGGTAACAACGCCGTTTAATAAAAAAGGGGCCGCAGCCCCTTTATTGGTTTAACAAACTCCTCGCCCGAATCCATTCTTATATAACTCTATCCTTCTTTTTTTCAGAAAACAGCTATGCCGTTTTAACAGCCTCATTATGCGCAAGCTTACGCCTGTGCATATAAATAAATATACCCACATACACCAGTAACGCTAGTAAAGCTGTTAGGCCGCAGACGATAAACACTGCGTTATAACCCAGCCCCGCGCCTATAATTGAGGCGGCGATATTGGGGCCTATAAACTGGCCAAAGCCCTGCACGCTGGGCACTAAGGCTATATAGGTACCGCGCTTATCCATATGCGCTATCATCGCGTATTGAAAAATATCACCAAAGGTCCACATGGCCATAAAGATAAACAAACTCACCGCTATCTTGGTATTGGTAATACCGCCACCTAACATCAGTACCGCCGTAGCCATGAGTACATAGGCGATAAATAAGGGCTTAAACAACCCTAAGCGGCCACACATGGCGGCTAGCACACAACCCACAATGGTAAACAAAGACGACCAGGTTAACACTGGGCCTACCCACTCTTTAGCAACGCCATCGGCATGAGCGGCCAATTCTATATAGGTAAAGTAGCCGCCAATATTGACATAGGTAAGTGCTATCGCAAACAAGCAGGCGAAAGGGATAAATTTAGGCACCTGCCAGTTTTCTACCCCTTCTTCTTCCGCGGCTGCAGCCTCTTGCATGGCCAGCTCGGCTTCACTCTGCGGCCTACTGGGCAGCCAGTGTAAAAATAAAACACACACCACGCTTAAGCTGATAAAAAACCAGTAGATGCCGGACATGCTTAATTTCGGTAAAAAATGTAGCTCTATGGCCGTTGAAAAAGCAAAGGCTAACAATAATAGGTTAAAAGCGCGTACCGGCTTACTTACCCCACCCAAGGTCACAATGGCGGTTGCGGTAAAAATGCCGCTGGCAAAGCCTGCTACCAAGCGCAACCATAACGTTTGTTCGTAATCGACCACTACTATGCACAAGCCGTTAGCCACTATGGATATGAGCAAGCCTACTAAAGTTAAACCTTTGCGATTCACTTTGGCGACTAACACGGAAGTGAGCACGGCACCTAGGGATAAGCCCAACAAGTCGGCCCCAGCTACCCTACCTACCTGTTCTTCGGTAAAACCTAACATGTTAACCCAGGCGGTACTAATAACCGGGATAGCCACCATCACCGCATAACCCACCAAGGCTAAAAATAATGCATAGACTATAGAACGTTTATCATCAAATACATTTGTGGCTGTGTGATCAGCCTGAGCAGTGTTATCCATAGGGGCCTTTATTTTTTCATTAAACCAGTAGCGCACCTTACTCTTCACTAGCTTGTTACACGAGCCCATAGCCCTGCAGTATTATCACAACAGCATTTCCCAGCAGCAACAGTTCTCCATAAGACAAAATATTATCCAGCCCTAGAGTAATAGTAAGAGAGCTATCCTAAAATTTTGCTACTAAACGAAAAACACTATAGCTTAAACATCATCTAGCACTATGGGTACCGGCTCAAGGCCGGCACGACAGACTGAAATTGATGCTCACAACGTATAAAAGCCACTTTCTCACTATCGCACGCCACCATGTCATACCGGCCACCGCGCCGGTATCCAACTATTAAAGCTAACGCACATCTACCGCTAAAATTAAAACACTAATCTTTAATAACTACCTAACACCATGGGTGCAGGCTCAAGGTCGGAACGACAAGATAGAGGTAACACTAAGCATTTATAAAACCCATACCCCGCACCCAATAACAAAAAAGCCCGCCGTGATTGCGGGATTTTTCGTTGTAACCTTAGCGCTTATGTTTCTAAATCAAAGCGATCTAAACGCATAACCTTAACCCAGGCGGCGATAAAATCTTGCACAAACTTTTTCTGGCCATCGTTAGCAGTATACACTTCCGCTACTGCACGTAGCTCTGAGAGCTATCCAAAATTAAATCTACGGGTGTTTCCTGCCATTTTAATTTTCCCCAATGGCGCCTAACACCCTACTTTTCATTAGATAACAACCACACAATTTCGCCCATTTTCTTTCGCTTGATAGACTGCCAAATCTGCTCTGGCTAGCATTTCAGATAATTTACTTTCAGCCGCTCTAAGTTCAGTAACACCGATACTCACAGACACATTGATACCATTAGGGTTTAATGCAAAAACATATTTACGAATGCGTTCGGCCTTTTCTTTTGCCTCGCCCAAAGCACAATAATCAAGTAACACAACAAACTCTTCGCCACCAAACCTTGCCACAACATCTTCAGAGCGGCTTTGTTCAACTAACAGCTTGGAAATTTTTTGTAAAACTTTGTCACCTATTATATGGCCATGCGTATCATTGACATCTTTGAAGTAATCGATATCAATCATTAATAAGCACAGCGGGTGTTGATAACGTAAGGATAACGATAATTTCTGAGCCGATACTTCTTGCAGGTAATGGCGGTTATAAAGACCCGTTAATTGATCGCGCATGGCCATACCGTGATATTGATGACTTTTACGTTTTAGTACTATAGTAATTATCAAAAAGATAATAATGATAATTAATAACAAGGTTATCAGTGTATAACCCCAAACATAGCGTTTATACAACTCATAAAATCTGTTGGGTTTATTCATAATGATGCTATCTTCTGGCACTTGATCAACGTCTATACCAAACCGCTTCATGGCCCCATAATCGAAAATATTAACTAAGGGGCTACCGGCCACAGCTAGTTCACTTGGGGCTTTACCTTCAATAATTTTCGAAGCCATTTGTGCTGCTGTTTCACCCTGATAATTAGGGTCGGTAATTTTACCGCCTACAACACCGTAACCTACAACATCCCAAACACAGTAAGTAGGAAATCGGCTAGCCAAGCTGACAAGTTTGACGCTATCTTTAACCGATATGATATCACCGGTAGGCGACCGTAAATAAATAGCCCATAACACCAAGGAATTATCGGTAAGATTATTGAGTTTTCGTCTTAAACCTTCTGGATTTAAATTATTTAAATAATTAATTGTTACCCTATTGGAAAACTTTTCTCCAGCCTGCTCAATCAGATTTTTGTAAATATCACCCGAACGACTACCATCGGTAATTGCCGATATGCTTGTTGTCTTAGGATGCATTTTCAACATTAGTTCTATGGTGCCTGACACATCGTAAGATTCATAAACGCCAGTATATCCTTGGTGGCCGGCAATGCGGCTAGGGCTAAAGTCATTTAAGGCCGAGAATACAACGGGGGTACCGGGAAAGAGTTCGTCGCGGTATTTAAGTAAAAAATCTAGAGCATGATCATCAGAAGAAATAATCGCATCAAACTTGACGAACTCATATTTGAGCTTATACAGATCGCGTAGCTGCTTAAAATATTCATCACCGGCACGGCGCTTGGTATCCATATAGCTGATAAATAGCTCAACATCACCGTGTTCATTAAACACGGACTTTACACCTGCCATTATTCTATCTGTCCAATGAAAGCCTTCGTGGTAGGAGTTGAGTACTAACACACGCTTTTGCTCAGCAAGTACTAGCGTGCTATTAAGCAAAATCATAAGACTGAAAAATAATGCAGTAGCCACGGAGGCTATTTTCGGATTGGCCATAATATTAGTAATATCTCAAGCTATTAACACCATCCGCTGTGTTACGCAGCACAATTAGCTAAACTAATACTTAGTCTAGCAGCATATGCCTGCTTAGCTTGCATGTAAAAACAAACTAAAACGTCTCTTTCTAACAAAAGCACGAGAAACTGCGATTAAGCTAATTGAAACACTGAATATAATGAAAAAGGCTTGGTAGAACACTGTTTGCGCTGCAAACTATCATCTAGGAACTCAAATTAGCCACCTACACAAAAGTACTGCTGTGCAGCCCCCGCCAACAATAGGGGTTAATACCGAGCAGAACAATGGCCGCATCATGTGCATCCCCCCTAGGTTATTCACGTCAGCTTTACCGACAATAACAATTGCGCGGTTACAGCCTATAATACAAGCAGGCGTCAACGAGGCAATCACCACTCAGCAGCCGGCACAGGTAATAACACCGCCCCAAGGGTTATTCAGGTCGGCTACGATTATAAATCCTGTAAAAACCAAACCACGAAAGCGATAGCTATTCGACTACTCATACTGATGCTTGGGCGCATCCTTTGCCAACGTTCCAGTGATAGCGCAGTCAATGCACGATTATTAAGATAAATATAAGCTTTAAAGGCTAGATCGAAGACATATATTACAACAACAAAATGACCAAATCTGGAAGAGGCAGTAAAACTATACCGTATAAATGATGGAAGTATGGGCACTTAAGCTCTATTTTGTCATACCCACGCCAAACTCGCTGAACAGGTTCATAGTGTGTCTCTGTATTGCAGCCCGGTTGATATTCAATGTATACCTTACCGGATCTACGCCCCACTAGCTCCTGGTCTCTAGCCGCTATCTCTATGCCCACCCTCCCCGTCCAACCTTTACTTAGGCGATTAATAACTCCCCTGAACTCATCACCATATTTAGTATAAAAACCATGATGAAACTAGTGGCTTTTTACGCTATTTTCGGCTTTCATATTGAATGATAAGTATTATCGATTCAGACTAGTCGACCGTAATGATTCTGAATTTTTAAGAGCTTTTTTTAATATCAACACTATTCGTGTACAGGAGGAATTCTCAACCCCCTATAAAAAAGCCCGCAATGATAGCGGGCTTGTTAGGCTTATCCTTAGCGCTTTAGGTTTCTAAATCAAAGCGATCTAAACGCATTACCTTAACCCAGGCGGCGATAAAATCTTGCACAAACTTTTTCTGGCCATCGTTAGCAGCATACACTTCCGCGACTGCACGTAACTCTGAGTGCGAACCAAAAATTAAATCTACCGGTGTCGCCTGCCATTTTAGTTTGCCGGTTTTTCTATCTACACCTTGGTATACCCCCTCGGCTTCGCTAGATTTTTGCCACTGGGTAGACATATCCAATAAGTTAACAAAAAAGTCATTACTTAACGTTCCTGGGTTGTTGGTTAACACGCCCTGTTGCGACTGCAGGCTATTGGCATTAAGCACACGCATACCTCCTACCAACACGGTCATTTCGGGCACGCTTAGGCCTAGGGTATTGGCTTTGTCTACTAGCATTTCTGCCGGTGACAAGCGACTGGCGTTGTTATAGTAATTTCTAAAGGCATCCGCTTTAGGCTCTAAAGCTGCAAAGGAGTCCACGTCAGTTTTCGCCTGTGTGGCATCCATGCGGCCAGGTGTAAATGCCACAGCAACTTTGTGACCCGCTTGCTCGGCCGCTTGTTCTATGGCCGCCGCACCGCCCAAAACAATCAAATCGGCCATCGATACTTTCTTGCTGCCAGACTTACTGTTAAACGCCTGCTGTATGTCACCCAAGGTTTGCAATACCGTTGCCAATTGCGCGGGGTTGTTTACCGCCCAATCTTTTTGCGGCGCAAGACGTATGCGGGCACCGTTAGCACCACCGCGCATATCGGTATTGCGAAAGCTAGCCGCCGAGGCCCAAGCAGTGTTAATTAATTGTGAACGGTTTAAACCACTATCCAATAATTTCGCCTTCAGCTTTTTAATATCTTTGCTGTTAATCAGTTTGTGATCCAGCGCGGGGATTGGGTCTTGCCATAATAAAACTTCAGCGGGTACGTCCTTACCTATATAGCGTGCCCGTGGCCCCATATCTCTATGGGTTAATTTGAACCACGCCTTAGCAAACGCCAATTCGAATGCTTTAGGGTCTTGGTGAAAGCGCTGAGAGATTTCTTTATAGCTAGGGTCAAACTTCAAGGCCAAATCGGTGGTAAACATAATAGGCGCATGACGTTTGGTTTTATCGTGCGCATCAGGCACTAAATTGCTACCTTGGCCATTGGCGGGTATCCATTGGGTGGCACCTGCAGGGCTTTTGGTTTTTACCCACTCATAGGCAAATAGATTATCTAAATACTGCATGGTCCAAGCCGTGGGATTAATCGACCACGCGCCTTCTAAACCGCTACTAATGGTATCGCCCGCTTTGCCACTGCCGCATTTATTTTTCCAACCAAAACCTTGCTGCTCTATGGCGGCAGCGGCAGGTTCAGCGCCTACACAGCCCTCGGGTTTTTTAGCACCATGGGCTTTACCAAAGGTATGGCCTCCGGCAATAAGGGCCACGGTTTCTTCATCGTTCATGGCCATGCGGCCAAAGGTTTCGCGTATATCTTTAGCAGCTAATAATGGATCGGGGTTGCCATTGGGGCCTTCGGGGTTGACGTAGATC contains:
- a CDS encoding NUDIX domain-containing protein, translating into MRLLKSTVHPAISTIDSKHISRKASRAIVLDGHNILLLYTQRYHDYSLPGGGIDEGEDAIAGLIRELTEETGAQNISNIEEFGRYEEFRPWYKDDANIIHMQSYCYTCDIDAELLAPSFEAHEISNGMQPLWINIHEAISHNETTMATSDKKGLSIERETFLLKQIVAELL
- a CDS encoding MFS transporter: MDNTAQADHTATNVFDDKRSIVYALFLALVGYAVMVAIPVISTAWVNMLGFTEEQVGRVAGADLLGLSLGAVLTSVLVAKVNRKGLTLVGLLISIVANGLCIVVVDYEQTLWLRLVAGFASGIFTATAIVTLGGVSKPVRAFNLLLLAFAFSTAIELHFLPKLSMSGIYWFFISLSVVCVLFLHWLPSRPQSEAELAMQEAAAAEEEGVENWQVPKFIPFACLFAIALTYVNIGGYFTYIELAAHADGVAKEWVGPVLTWSSLFTIVGCVLAAMCGRLGLFKPLFIAYVLMATAVLMLGGGITNTKIAVSLFIFMAMWTFGDIFQYAMIAHMDKRGTYIALVPSVQGFGQFIGPNIAASIIGAGLGYNAVFIVCGLTALLALLVYVGIFIYMHRRKLAHNEAVKTA
- the katG gene encoding catalase/peroxidase HPI is translated as MKTRTFIMAAAVTVALSPLWMSSGAYAQGQAKANNFWWPEQLNLAPLRQHATQSNPLGADFNYAKAFNALDISAVKQDIKALMTESQDWWPADYGHYGPFFIRMAWHSAGVYRVDDGRGGAAGGQQRFEPLNSWPDNVNLDKARRLLWPIKQKYGRSISWADLMVLTGNVALESMGFKTFGFAGGRHDDWEADLVYWGPEQKFMDDKRYSGDRKLEKPLAAVQMGLIYVNPEGPNGNPDPLLAAKDIRETFGRMAMNDEETVALIAGGHTFGKAHGAKKPEGCVGAEPAAAAIEQQGFGWKNKCGSGKAGDTISSGLEGAWSINPTAWTMQYLDNLFAYEWVKTKSPAGATQWIPANGQGSNLVPDAHDKTKRHAPIMFTTDLALKFDPSYKEISQRFHQDPKAFELAFAKAWFKLTHRDMGPRARYIGKDVPAEVLLWQDPIPALDHKLINSKDIKKLKAKLLDSGLNRSQLINTAWASAASFRNTDMRGGANGARIRLAPQKDWAVNNPAQLATVLQTLGDIQQAFNSKSGSKKVSMADLIVLGGAAAIEQAAEQAGHKVAVAFTPGRMDATQAKTDVDSFAALEPKADAFRNYYNNASRLSPAEMLVDKANTLGLSVPEMTVLVGGMRVLNANSLQSQQGVLTNNPGTLSNDFFVNLLDMSTQWQKSSEAEGVYQGVDRKTGKLKWQATPVDLIFGSHSELRAVAEVYAANDGQKKFVQDFIAAWVKVMRLDRFDLET
- a CDS encoding diguanylate cyclase — translated: MATALFFSLMILLNSTLVLAEQKRVLVLNSYHEGFHWTDRIMAGVKSVFNEHGDVELFISYMDTKRRAGDEYFKQLRDLYKLKYEFVKFDAIISSDDHALDFLLKYRDELFPGTPVVFSALNDFSPSRIAGHQGYTGVYESYDVSGTIELMLKMHPKTTSISAITDGSRSGDIYKNLIEQAGEKFSNRVTINYLNNLNPEGLRRKLNNLTDNSLVLWAIYLRSPTGDIISVKDSVKLVSLASRFPTYCVWDVVGYGVVGGKITDPNYQGETAAQMASKIIEGKAPSELAVAGSPLVNIFDYGAMKRFGIDVDQVPEDSIIMNKPNRFYELYKRYVWGYTLITLLLIIIIIFLIITIVLKRKSHQYHGMAMRDQLTGLYNRHYLQEVSAQKLSLSLRYQHPLCLLMIDIDYFKDVNDTHGHIIGDKVLQKISKLLVEQSRSEDVVARFGGEEFVVLLDYCALGEAKEKAERIRKYVFALNPNGINVSVSIGVTELRAAESKLSEMLARADLAVYQAKENGRNCVVVI
- a CDS encoding carbon starvation protein A: MLIFIICISVLALGYKFYSPFVEKQAGIDPLAETPQIRFAEGVDYVAIHPVKAFLIQFLNIAGVGPIFGPILGALYGPIALVWIVLGNVLGGAVHDYFSGVMSIKEDGKSLPEIAGHYYNVVFKGFMLIFTAMLLFFVGVVFIMSPAGLLSNLSYFQDTFFANNTFWVLVILAYYFFATLLPIDKIITKFYPVFGLLMIVMTTLIAISLLINAPHLPVTGDFFAYFSADHSHDILQANPDGLPTWPLLFITITCGAISGFHSTQAPIITRCLSNEKYVRPVYYGAMICEGLVACVWALAGIAAFPDGYIELKAMLAQGGPGLVVNHIASSYLGVLGGIMAIIAVAVFPITSGDTAFRSLRLTLVDAFNIPQSARNRLLLALPILTIAYFMTKLDFTVIWRYFAFSNMLLSTSVLWLATKYLFDRGTFHWVASVPAVITTSVTLSYISTAAIGLNLSADLAQAIGVGAAIIGLLLLGLFHIKHKGQQPTNASI